The following are encoded together in the Acipenser ruthenus chromosome 24, fAciRut3.2 maternal haplotype, whole genome shotgun sequence genome:
- the LOC117429463 gene encoding ceroid-lipofuscinosis neuronal protein 6 homolog isoform X2 yields the protein MQATMRKRQNPVILQGSVFHQRHGSRDSESSSKKPQFHLDLWFYFTVQNWLLDFGRPIVMIILPLEWFPLNKPSAGDYFHMAYNVITPFLLLKLIERSPKTLPRSAVYVCIIMFVMGASIHLVGDSINHRLILSGYQLHLSVRENPIIKNLKPETLIDSFELLYYYDETLGHSMWYIPFFLILFLYFTGCFTHVKEGKAMPLSAWLLVGPSGLYYWYLVTEGQIFILYIFTFFAMMAIIMHQKRKGFVLDSNGLFLFYTFCITLALIAVWVACLWNDKILRKKYPGVIYVPEPWAFYTLHMKDQR from the exons ATGCAAGCCACTATGCGGAAACGACAGAACCCCGTGATATTGCAAGGATCTGTTTTTCACCAAAG acaCGGGTCACGTGACTCAGAGTCTTCCAGTAAGAAGCCCCAGTTCCATCTGGACCTGTGGTTTTACTTCACTGTGCAGAACTGGCTGCTGGACTTTGGCCGCCCAATCGTAATG ATAATTCTGCCGCTGGAGTGGTTCCCATTGAACAAGCCCAGCGCTGGTGATTACTTTCATATGGCTTACAACGTCATCACCCCTTTTCTTCTGCTCAAG CTTATCGAAAGATCTCCTAAAACACTGCCGAGGTCGGCGGTCTATGTCTGCATAATAATGTTTGTGATGGGAGCTAGCATTCATCTGGTGGGGGATTCTATCAATCATCGTTTGATTCTGAGTGGATACCAGCTACATCTGTCCGTCAGAGAAAATCCCATCATCAAGAACCTTAAGCCAGAGACGCTG ATTGACTCCTTTGAGCTCCTCTATTACTACGATGAAACTTTAGGTCACTCAATGTG GTACATTCCATTTTTCTTGATACTATTCCTGTACTTCACCGGGTGCTTCACTCACGTTAAGGAAGGGAAAGCAATGCCTTTGTCTGCATGGCTTCTTGTGGGGCCAAGTGGCCTGTATTACTG GTACCTTGTAACGGAGGGTCAGATTTTCATCCTGTACATTTTCACGTTCTTCGCGATGATGGCTATTATAATGCACCAGAAGCGCAAAGGCTTCGTCCTGGACAGCAACGGGCTCTTCCTTTTCTACACCTTCTGCATCACCCTCGCACTCATCGCAGTCTGGGTGGCTTGTTTGTGGAACGACAAGATCTTGAGAAAAAAATACCCGGGAGTTATCTACGTCCCCGAGCCGTGGGCTTTCTATACTTTACACATGAAGGACCAGCGTTAG
- the LOC117429464 gene encoding calmodulin-like protein 4, with product MAKFLTQDQINEFKECFSLYDKKRKGKIVAKDLITVMRCLGTCPTFGEVDRLLQVHKIDKNGELDFSTFLTMMHRQMQQEDPKTEITEAMLMTDKKKKGYILASELRAKLTGLGEKLTDKEVDDLLKEANVGSDGIVHYEKFIAMVTLPPPDY from the exons ATG GCAAAGTTCCTTACCCAAGATCAAATTAATG AATTCAAGGAGTGTTTCTCTCTATACGACAAGAAGCGCAAGGGGAAGATTGTGGCGAAGGATCTCATCACAGTGATGCGGTGCCTGGGGACCTGCCCTACATTTGGAGAAGTGGACCGGCTTCTTCAGGTGCACAAAATAG ATAAGAACGGGGAGCTGGACTTCTCCACGTTCCTCACGATGATGCACAGACAGATGCAGCAGGAGGACCCCAAGACAGAGATCACAGAGGCCATGCTGATGACAGACAAGAAGAAGAAGGGCTACATCCTGGCATCGGAGCTGAGAGCCAAACTCACAGGGCTGGGAGAGAAACTCACCGACAAAGAAG TTGATGATCTCCTGAAAGAAGCAAACGTCGGCTCCGATGGCATTGTTCACTACGAAAAGTTCATCGCTATGGTGACCCTCCCACCACCAGACTACTGA
- the LOC117429658 gene encoding protein fem-1 homolog B-like — protein sequence MDSLAGYVYKAASEGRVLTLAALLLNHCEVETRYLLGYVTEHGGQRSTPLIIAARNGHAKVVRLLLEHYRVETEQTGTVRFDGYVIDGATALWCAAGAGHFEVVRLLVTQRANVNHTTVTNSTPLRAACFDGRLDIVKYLVENRANIGIANKYDNTCLMIASYKGHTDVVKYLLEQKADPNAKAHCGATALHFAAEAGHLEIVKELVRWKAAMVVNGHGMTPFKVAAESCKADVVELLLSHVDCDRKSRIEALELLGASFANDRENYDILKTYHYLYLAMLERYRDPSNIIEKEVLPPIEAYGNRTECRTLHDLEALRQERDALHMEGLIVRERILGADNIDVSHPIIYRGAVYADNMEFDKCIKLWLHALELRQKGSKNTHKDLLRFAQVFSQMIHLNEPVKAKDIENVLKCSVVEIEREMSRMKIIQESDIHSATDNYESNVFTFLYLVCISTKTQCNEEERARVNKQIYNLIQLDPRSKEGSTLLHLAINPNTPVDDFHTNDVCSFPNALVTKLLISCGAQVNAVDNEGNSPLHIIVQYNRPISDFLTLHAIIISLVEAGAHTDMTNKQKKTPLDKSTTGVSEILLKTQMKMSLKCLAARAVRQHEINYKNQIPKTLEEFVEFH from the exons ATGGATTCGTTGGCCGGGTACGTGTACAAAGCGGCGAGCGAAGGGCGAGTCCTGACGTTAGCTGCCCTGCTGCTCAATCACTGTGAAGTGGAGACGCGCTATCTGCTCGGCTATGTGACCGAGCACGGAGGCCAGCGTTCAACCCCGCTTATCATTGCAGCGAGAAACGGACATGCAAAGGTGGTTCGCTTGCTGCTAGAACATTACCGGGTCGAGACGGAGCAAACCGGTACTGTGAGATTTGACGG ATACGTTATTGATGGGGCCACTGCTCTGTGGTGTGCAGCAGGTGCAGGACATTTTGAGGTTGTCCGTTTGCTGGTCACTCAGCGTGCAAATGTGAACCACACCACTGTGACCAACTCCACGCCTCTGCGGGCGGCCTGCTTCGACGGCAGACTTGATATTGTTAAGTACCTGGTGGAGAACCGTGCAAACATCGGCATTGCCAACAAGTATGACAACACCTGCCTTATGATCGCATCATACAAGGGCCACACAGACGTGGTGAAGTACCTGCTTGAGCAGAAAGCCGACCCCAATGCGAAAGCCCACTGCGGAGCTACTGCCTTGCATTTCGCAGCGGAGGCCGGCCACTTGGAAATAGTGAAGGAGCTGGTGAGGTGGAAAGCTGCTATGGTGGTCAACGGTCATGGAATGACCCCCTTCAAAGTGGCGGCTGAAAGCTGCAAAGCCGATGTGGTTGAACTACTTCTGTCTCACGTGGACTGCGACCGGAAAAGCCGCATCGAAGCTTTAGAGCTACTGGGGGCCTCTTTTGCCAATGACCGAGAAAACTATGACATTCTGAAAACATATCACTATTTGTACCTGGCAATGCTGGAGCGATATAGAGATCCCAGCAATATCATAGAGAAAGAAGTCCTTCCTCCAATAGAAGCCTATGGCAATCGCACTGAGTGTAGGACTCTGCACGATCTCGAGGCGTTGAGGCAGGAGCGGGATGCCCTTCATATGGAAGGATTGATAGTCCGGGAGAGGATTTTGGGAGCAGACAACATTGATGTTTCTCATCCTATTATTTACAGGGGAGCTGTGTATGCAGACAACATGGAGTTTGATAAGTGCATCAAGTTATGGCTTCATGCACTGGAGCTCAGACAGAAGGGCAGCAAGAACACTCACAAGGACCTGCTCCGGTTCGCCCAGGTCTTCTCCCAAATGATCCATTTGAACGAGCCGGTGAAAGCGAAGGATATAGAGAACGTCTTGAAATGCAGCGTGGTGGAGATCGAGAGAGAAATGTCgcgaatgaaaataattcagGAAAGTGATATCCACTCGGCCACGGACAACTACGAGTCCAACGTTTTCACCTTCCTCTACCTCGTCTGCAtctccaccaaaactcagtgcaACGAAGAGGAGCGAGCTCGAGTCAATAAACAGATTTACAACTTGATTCAGCTGGATCCGCGCTCCAAAGAAGGGTCCACGTTGCTGCACCTCGCCATTAACCCCAATACACCTGTAGATGATTTCCACACCAACGACGTGTGTAGTTTTCCCAACGCCCTGGTCACCAAGCTGCTCATCAGCTGTGGCGCGCAAGTGAACGCAGTGGATAACGAGGGGAACAGCCCCCTTCACATCATCGTGCAATACAACAGGCCCATTAGCGATTTCCTGACCTTGCATGCCATTATCATCAGCTTGGTGGAGGCAGGGGCTCACACAGACATGACCAACAAACAGAAAAAGACCCCCCTGGATAAAAGTACTACTGGGGTGTCTGAGATCCTACTCAAAACTCAAATGAAGATGAGCCTTAAGTGCCTAGCAGCCAGGGCCGTGCGGCAGCATGAAATCAATTACAAAAACCAGATTCCTAAAACTTTGGAAGAATTTGTAGAGTTTCATTAA
- the LOC117429463 gene encoding ceroid-lipofuscinosis neuronal protein 6 homolog isoform X1, which translates to MQATMRKRQNPVILQGSVFHQSRHGSRDSESSSKKPQFHLDLWFYFTVQNWLLDFGRPIVMIILPLEWFPLNKPSAGDYFHMAYNVITPFLLLKLIERSPKTLPRSAVYVCIIMFVMGASIHLVGDSINHRLILSGYQLHLSVRENPIIKNLKPETLIDSFELLYYYDETLGHSMWYIPFFLILFLYFTGCFTHVKEGKAMPLSAWLLVGPSGLYYWYLVTEGQIFILYIFTFFAMMAIIMHQKRKGFVLDSNGLFLFYTFCITLALIAVWVACLWNDKILRKKYPGVIYVPEPWAFYTLHMKDQR; encoded by the exons ATGCAAGCCACTATGCGGAAACGACAGAACCCCGTGATATTGCAAGGATCTGTTTTTCACCAAAG cagacaCGGGTCACGTGACTCAGAGTCTTCCAGTAAGAAGCCCCAGTTCCATCTGGACCTGTGGTTTTACTTCACTGTGCAGAACTGGCTGCTGGACTTTGGCCGCCCAATCGTAATG ATAATTCTGCCGCTGGAGTGGTTCCCATTGAACAAGCCCAGCGCTGGTGATTACTTTCATATGGCTTACAACGTCATCACCCCTTTTCTTCTGCTCAAG CTTATCGAAAGATCTCCTAAAACACTGCCGAGGTCGGCGGTCTATGTCTGCATAATAATGTTTGTGATGGGAGCTAGCATTCATCTGGTGGGGGATTCTATCAATCATCGTTTGATTCTGAGTGGATACCAGCTACATCTGTCCGTCAGAGAAAATCCCATCATCAAGAACCTTAAGCCAGAGACGCTG ATTGACTCCTTTGAGCTCCTCTATTACTACGATGAAACTTTAGGTCACTCAATGTG GTACATTCCATTTTTCTTGATACTATTCCTGTACTTCACCGGGTGCTTCACTCACGTTAAGGAAGGGAAAGCAATGCCTTTGTCTGCATGGCTTCTTGTGGGGCCAAGTGGCCTGTATTACTG GTACCTTGTAACGGAGGGTCAGATTTTCATCCTGTACATTTTCACGTTCTTCGCGATGATGGCTATTATAATGCACCAGAAGCGCAAAGGCTTCGTCCTGGACAGCAACGGGCTCTTCCTTTTCTACACCTTCTGCATCACCCTCGCACTCATCGCAGTCTGGGTGGCTTGTTTGTGGAACGACAAGATCTTGAGAAAAAAATACCCGGGAGTTATCTACGTCCCCGAGCCGTGGGCTTTCTATACTTTACACATGAAGGACCAGCGTTAG